The following proteins are encoded in a genomic region of Sulfurimonas sp. HSL3-7:
- a CDS encoding diguanylate cyclase, translating into MHAVIQYHASKNGQLLFHSIYLLIALFSFRFFIVFAIHSFATALEQALLPKELVPFIAPLYTSFYHPTTLDIIDTIFTFIVLAIIVLGSFGRKRKQLQNELEAFLRLKRDAKRMEKNVHRQSSYIRLLEIVSKIKKMLIESSTEKEIFTHVCNSLGTFPHYKVVWIGLQSEENNIVNIAYKADMATPSYLQKNFQIKLDDDDPHAYGPVGECMRTGRSVLIEDTQSDPRFEPWKYRAKASSIHSVLSIPIKTFHQKKLFGVISIYGDAEHSFSYEEIDILEDLAQNVSSAIAYHKADNHRKETEDELKNSSQLLQNIIATVPVRIFWKDKYLYYRGCNALFLQDADLSRIEDIVGKKDTDLVWAEHADAFIQDDLQVMKTKNPIVNRVERQGDMYVLVNKAPLFDNEHNIIGMIGSYTDITLQRKAELYLKENEQRFRELIQSLPNISIQGYDKDRKVIYWNRQSEILYGYSEEDALGRKFEELIIPEAMRDRVIADIENWIHNNKPIPASELTLRKKDGSDVLVYSSHVLLRSQEKEPEIFCIDIDLTQQKEAELALERLANHDLLTQLPNRHFFLRHAKALINKAERNHSEFALLFLDLDDFKVINDTYGHDYGDNVLIEAAERLRSSLRDYDFVARYGGDEFIVTIEYEGDIELIMTIAQKIIDTLKEPIYIKNTSLQIGSSVGISLYPQDSSELLTLLKYADAAMYSAKEGGKNRFSHYSNRSL; encoded by the coding sequence ATGCACGCTGTCATACAGTACCACGCATCTAAAAACGGCCAGTTATTGTTCCATTCTATTTATCTGCTCATCGCGCTTTTCTCATTCCGTTTTTTTATTGTATTTGCCATACACTCTTTTGCCACTGCGCTGGAGCAGGCACTGCTGCCAAAAGAGCTTGTTCCGTTTATTGCACCTTTATATACATCGTTCTATCATCCGACGACCCTGGATATTATTGACACAATTTTCACTTTCATTGTTCTGGCTATCATTGTGCTTGGTTCATTCGGTCGTAAGCGTAAGCAGCTTCAAAACGAGCTTGAAGCGTTTTTGCGTTTGAAGCGCGACGCCAAACGTATGGAAAAAAATGTCCACCGTCAGAGCAGTTACATCAGACTGCTGGAGATCGTCTCAAAGATCAAAAAAATGCTTATTGAGAGTTCGACAGAGAAGGAGATATTTACGCATGTTTGCAATTCACTGGGAACCTTTCCGCACTATAAAGTTGTCTGGATCGGTTTGCAGAGCGAAGAGAACAATATTGTAAATATCGCCTACAAAGCTGATATGGCGACGCCAAGCTATCTGCAAAAAAATTTTCAAATCAAACTTGATGATGACGATCCCCACGCGTATGGCCCTGTCGGCGAATGTATGCGTACGGGCAGAAGTGTGCTCATCGAAGATACGCAGAGTGATCCGCGTTTTGAACCTTGGAAATATCGTGCGAAGGCTTCGTCGATCCATTCCGTTCTCTCTATTCCCATAAAAACCTTTCATCAAAAAAAACTTTTTGGTGTTATCAGTATCTATGGCGATGCGGAACACAGTTTTAGTTATGAAGAGATCGATATTCTCGAAGACCTGGCCCAAAATGTCAGCAGCGCCATTGCTTATCATAAAGCGGATAATCATCGTAAAGAGACCGAAGATGAACTGAAAAACTCTTCTCAGCTTCTTCAAAATATCATCGCTACCGTTCCTGTCCGAATTTTTTGGAAAGACAAATATTTGTACTATAGAGGCTGTAACGCACTTTTTTTACAGGATGCCGACCTTTCCCGAATCGAGGATATCGTCGGTAAAAAAGACACGGACCTTGTCTGGGCAGAACATGCCGACGCGTTTATCCAGGATGACCTGCAGGTGATGAAAACGAAAAATCCTATTGTCAACCGTGTCGAACGCCAAGGCGATATGTATGTTCTCGTCAACAAAGCGCCTCTTTTTGATAACGAACATAATATTATCGGCATGATAGGCAGTTACACCGATATCACGCTTCAGCGCAAAGCTGAGCTCTATCTAAAAGAGAATGAACAGCGCTTTAGAGAACTGATACAGTCATTACCGAATATCTCGATACAGGGGTATGATAAAGATCGCAAGGTGATTTACTGGAACAGGCAGAGTGAAATACTTTACGGTTATAGTGAAGAGGACGCATTGGGACGCAAATTTGAAGAGCTGATTATTCCTGAGGCGATGCGAGATCGCGTTATCGCTGACATTGAGAATTGGATACACAACAATAAACCTATTCCCGCTTCGGAACTTACCCTGCGTAAAAAAGATGGGTCTGACGTACTGGTCTACTCCTCACATGTCTTGCTGCGATCACAAGAGAAGGAGCCGGAGATCTTCTGTATCGATATTGATCTGACACAGCAGAAGGAGGCCGAACTGGCACTGGAACGCCTTGCCAATCATGATCTTTTGACACAGCTCCCGAACCGTCACTTTTTCTTGCGCCATGCCAAGGCGCTGATCAATAAAGCGGAGCGTAACCACAGCGAGTTTGCTCTGCTCTTTCTTGATCTGGATGATTTCAAGGTGATCAACGATACCTACGGTCACGACTACGGCGATAATGTTCTGATCGAGGCGGCTGAACGGCTACGCTCCAGTTTACGTGATTATGACTTTGTGGCCCGCTATGGAGGTGATGAGTTTATTGTGACGATTGAGTATGAAGGGGATATTGAGCTGATCATGACAATTGCACAGAAGATCATTGACACTCTAAAGGAGCCCATCTATATTAAAAACACCAGTTTACAGATCGGTTCAAGTGTCGGTATAAGCCTCTACCCTCAGGATTCGAGTGAACTTCTAACACTGCTCAAGTATGCGGATGCGGCAATGTATAGCGCTAAAGAGGGCGGGAAAAACAGATTTAGCCATTATTCGAACAGATCGCTATAG
- the murA gene encoding UDP-N-acetylglucosamine 1-carboxyvinyltransferase, giving the protein MDYLEITGPTKLHGNVKISGAKNAALPLIAMTLLANNTVKIGNMPSVVDIKTLLKLIENLGGTFSFKDENTVEINTCCLTNTKATYEIVKTMRASILVLGPLLSRFGHCEVSLPGGCAIGQRPIDLHLKALEQMGAKITIHAGYVQAEAPDGLKGAHIIFDKITVTGTANVIMAAALAKGKTTITNAAREPEVVQLCEVLKNSGVSIEGIGTAELAIYGTDRRLVDIDPFDVIPDRIEAGTYLCAAGISDSTVTLENVRPDHLEAVTGKLEEMGFTFDITENTMTIHPTDTIKSVNIVTQEYPGFPTDMQAQFLALATQAHGTSTIEERLFENRFMHVSELQRLGADIKLSGHTATVIGPSQLSGTDVMATDLRASSAMVIAANIAEGVTQVHRIYHLDRGYENLEKKLGDLGAKIERLRE; this is encoded by the coding sequence ATGGACTACTTAGAAATCACCGGCCCGACCAAGCTTCACGGCAATGTAAAGATCTCAGGCGCAAAAAATGCCGCGCTGCCGCTCATTGCGATGACACTGCTCGCCAACAACACTGTTAAGATAGGCAATATGCCCTCTGTCGTCGATATCAAGACGTTATTAAAACTGATAGAGAACCTTGGCGGCACATTCTCGTTTAAAGACGAAAACACTGTAGAGATCAATACCTGCTGCCTTACCAACACCAAAGCAACCTACGAGATTGTCAAAACAATGCGCGCCTCCATCCTGGTCCTTGGCCCGCTGCTTTCGCGTTTCGGCCACTGCGAGGTCTCTCTTCCGGGCGGCTGTGCCATCGGCCAGCGTCCGATCGATCTGCATCTCAAAGCACTGGAGCAGATGGGTGCCAAGATCACGATCCATGCCGGTTACGTCCAGGCCGAAGCACCGGACGGTCTTAAAGGCGCGCACATCATCTTTGACAAGATCACCGTCACAGGAACCGCCAATGTCATCATGGCCGCCGCCCTTGCCAAAGGAAAGACCACCATTACCAATGCGGCCCGCGAACCCGAAGTTGTCCAGCTCTGTGAAGTGCTTAAGAACAGCGGTGTCTCCATAGAAGGGATCGGTACAGCAGAACTTGCCATCTACGGCACCGACAGACGCCTGGTCGACATCGACCCTTTTGATGTCATTCCCGATCGTATCGAGGCGGGAACGTACCTCTGTGCTGCCGGCATAAGCGACTCGACCGTCACCCTGGAGAATGTCCGTCCCGATCATCTTGAGGCGGTTACCGGGAAGTTGGAGGAGATGGGATTTACCTTTGATATTACCGAAAACACAATGACCATCCACCCTACCGACACGATCAAATCCGTCAATATTGTCACGCAGGAGTATCCGGGCTTTCCGACGGACATGCAGGCGCAGTTTTTGGCGTTGGCGACACAGGCCCACGGGACATCTACGATAGAAGAACGTCTTTTTGAAAACCGCTTTATGCATGTGAGCGAACTGCAGCGTCTGGGTGCGGACATCAAACTCAGCGGCCATACCGCAACGGTGATCGGCCCCTCGCAGCTTTCCGGAACCGATGTCATGGCAACCGATCTTCGCGCCTCAAGTGCGATGGTGATCGCCGCCAATATTGCCGAAGGCGTGACACAGGTGCACCGTATCTATCATCTTGACCGAGGGTATGAGAACCTGGAGAAAAAGCTGGGAGATCTCGGAGCAAAGATCGAGCGCCTTCGCGAATAG
- a CDS encoding helix-turn-helix transcriptional regulator, with product MMHHYDEPAYLISIVAKILDIHPQTLRQYERENLITPSRSDGRIRLYSQRDIDRIKMILRLTRELGVNLAGVDVALRLKEQMEEMEKEIAELRHALSVARNTGSVPPEKSLVTKRSHYEMVIFTDD from the coding sequence ATGATGCACCATTACGATGAACCGGCTTACCTGATCAGTATTGTGGCAAAGATCCTTGATATCCATCCACAGACACTGCGTCAGTATGAGCGTGAAAACCTGATTACCCCTTCGCGGTCAGACGGTCGTATCCGCCTTTATTCCCAGCGTGACATAGACCGTATCAAAATGATTTTGCGTCTTACCCGGGAACTGGGCGTGAATTTGGCGGGGGTGGATGTCGCCCTTCGTCTGAAAGAGCAGATGGAAGAGATGGAGAAAGAGATTGCCGAACTTCGTCATGCCCTTTCTGTCGCCCGCAATACCGGTTCTGTACCGCCGGAAAAATCACTGGTGACAAAGCGCAGTCATTACGAAATGGTGATCTTCACCGACGATTAA
- the purH gene encoding bifunctional phosphoribosylaminoimidazolecarboxamide formyltransferase/IMP cyclohydrolase, producing the protein MKRALLSVSDKSNIVEFAKSLVANDFEIISTGGTFKMLKEAGVPAIEIDEITKFPECFEGRVKTLNPFIHGGILHRRDKQSHLDQAKELGVEAIDLVCVNLYPFKETIEKTDDFEDIIENIDIGGPAMVRSAAKNFDSVMIVTDVADYSLVLNAIENDTNTVEFRRGLMIKAYEHTAAYDSMIANYMNSRFNQGFGEKQFIVGKKVMDTRYGENPHQKGALYEFDNYFSKNFKTLKGEASFNNLNDLNGAVKIAAAFGDENAVVICKHGNPCGFAIRDNLTEAYAEALKCDPVSAFGGVVAVNGVVDAELAEKMNEIFLEVVIAGRITEEAQAVFEKKKRIKLFEYGADKIVLANDAKDFKHIDGGFVFQDADKVGADEVKNAKLVSERAATEAELKDAEIAYKIASLTKSNCVVYVKDAAMVAVGMGMTSRVDASQCALKKAKEMGLDVSGAALASEAFFPFRDSIDAAQTAGVKTVIEPGGSIRDDEVIEAANEFGMALYFSEVRHFLH; encoded by the coding sequence ATGAAACGCGCCCTTTTGAGTGTAAGTGATAAAAGTAATATTGTTGAGTTCGCAAAGTCTCTTGTTGCGAATGATTTTGAGATCATCTCGACAGGTGGTACCTTCAAGATGTTGAAAGAGGCCGGTGTGCCGGCGATCGAAATCGATGAGATCACGAAGTTTCCTGAGTGCTTTGAGGGACGTGTCAAAACATTGAACCCGTTCATCCACGGCGGTATCCTTCACCGACGTGACAAGCAGTCGCATCTTGACCAGGCCAAAGAGCTTGGTGTCGAGGCGATCGACCTGGTCTGTGTCAACCTGTACCCGTTCAAAGAGACGATTGAAAAAACAGATGACTTCGAAGATATCATCGAGAACATCGACATCGGCGGACCGGCAATGGTCCGTTCTGCGGCGAAAAACTTTGACAGTGTGATGATCGTTACCGATGTTGCAGACTATTCGCTTGTATTGAATGCGATTGAGAACGACACCAACACGGTCGAGTTCCGCCGCGGTCTTATGATCAAAGCCTATGAACACACGGCAGCCTACGACAGTATGATCGCCAATTACATGAACAGCCGTTTCAACCAGGGCTTCGGCGAGAAGCAGTTCATCGTCGGAAAGAAGGTGATGGATACGCGTTACGGCGAGAACCCGCACCAGAAAGGGGCGCTTTACGAGTTCGACAACTACTTCAGCAAGAACTTCAAGACACTCAAAGGGGAGGCGAGCTTCAACAACCTGAATGACCTTAACGGTGCGGTCAAGATCGCAGCGGCCTTCGGCGATGAGAACGCCGTTGTTATCTGCAAACACGGCAACCCGTGCGGTTTCGCGATCCGCGACAACCTGACAGAAGCGTATGCCGAAGCGCTCAAATGCGATCCTGTTTCCGCATTCGGCGGTGTCGTTGCCGTAAACGGCGTTGTTGACGCGGAACTAGCCGAGAAGATGAACGAGATCTTCCTTGAAGTGGTGATCGCCGGCCGTATTACCGAAGAGGCGCAGGCGGTGTTCGAGAAGAAAAAACGTATCAAACTCTTTGAGTACGGCGCGGACAAGATCGTTCTTGCCAACGACGCCAAAGACTTCAAGCACATCGACGGCGGATTCGTCTTCCAGGATGCCGACAAAGTCGGTGCGGACGAAGTCAAAAATGCGAAACTAGTCTCAGAACGCGCGGCGACAGAAGCAGAGTTGAAAGATGCAGAGATCGCCTATAAAATCGCTTCTCTTACCAAATCGAACTGTGTCGTCTATGTCAAAGATGCGGCAATGGTGGCTGTCGGTATGGGGATGACCTCACGCGTCGATGCTTCCCAGTGTGCGCTCAAAAAAGCCAAAGAGATGGGCCTCGATGTTTCGGGTGCGGCGCTTGCCTCCGAAGCGTTCTTCCCGTTCCGCGACTCGATCGATGCGGCGCAGACAGCCGGCGTCAAAACGGTGATCGAACCGGGCGGTTCGATCCGTGACGATGAGGTGATCGAAGCGGCCAATGAGTTCGGCATGGCCCTCTACTTCTCGGAAGTCCGCCACTTCCTCCACTAG
- a CDS encoding J domain-containing protein, with protein sequence MSKSLYETLGVSDNASEAEIKKAYRKLARQYHPDVNKDPGAEDKFKEINAAYEVLSDKDKKAQYDAYGDQMFGGQNFHDFARGQGANVDLDEILRQMFGGGGGFGGSAGFGGAGGFGGGGFGGFGGGHGRQTVNLDIESAITVPFNVAILGGKHGVTVQGESFDIKIPAGIKDGEKLRVRGKGHKQGGQSGDLYLKINVAQNPEYERDGDNLVKSFDLPLSAALFGDKIMINTLEKEITLKVPQNTKNGQRFRVKEMGAVNRKTNQKGDLYLKANIVLPNVDTLDESLVAMMKEKLPKTV encoded by the coding sequence ATGAGTAAAAGTCTGTATGAGACATTAGGTGTCAGTGATAACGCCAGCGAAGCAGAGATCAAAAAAGCATACCGTAAGTTGGCCCGTCAGTATCACCCGGATGTCAATAAAGACCCGGGGGCCGAAGATAAGTTTAAAGAGATCAATGCTGCCTACGAGGTTTTGAGCGACAAAGATAAAAAAGCGCAGTATGATGCCTACGGCGACCAGATGTTCGGCGGACAGAACTTCCATGATTTTGCACGCGGCCAGGGGGCCAATGTGGATCTTGATGAGATCCTGCGTCAGATGTTCGGTGGTGGCGGCGGTTTTGGCGGAAGCGCCGGGTTTGGCGGTGCAGGCGGTTTTGGCGGCGGTGGTTTCGGCGGTTTCGGTGGCGGACATGGCCGTCAGACGGTCAACCTTGACATCGAAAGCGCCATTACGGTGCCTTTCAACGTAGCAATACTGGGCGGAAAACACGGTGTTACCGTACAGGGTGAGAGTTTTGACATTAAGATCCCGGCCGGTATCAAAGACGGCGAGAAATTGCGTGTGCGCGGCAAAGGGCACAAACAGGGCGGACAAAGCGGCGATCTCTACCTTAAGATCAATGTGGCACAAAACCCGGAGTATGAACGTGACGGCGACAATTTGGTCAAAAGTTTTGATCTCCCTCTCTCTGCAGCACTTTTTGGCGATAAGATCATGATCAATACTTTAGAGAAAGAGATCACGCTCAAAGTGCCTCAAAACACGAAGAACGGGCAGCGTTTTCGCGTCAAAGAGATGGGGGCGGTTAACCGCAAGACAAATCAAAAAGGTGATCTTTATCTTAAAGCAAATATCGTCCTTCCGAATGTTGACACCCTGGATGAATCCCTTGTCGCTATGATGAAAGAGAAACTACCTAAAACGGTATAA
- a CDS encoding response regulator transcription factor: protein MRILMLEDDLKLSALVTAYLQQHYVVDALSSIDEAGDYIDQFHYDVVLLDRNINGADIGMSLIQKVKAKNMQTGVIVISAYDTIADKISGLNLGADDYLDKPFDNDELLARINALSRRNQNIAEIDIEGVKCDIGRKSMAYEGESIKLTRKESDLFFYLLQKQGAIVSKEELLDALYLNPQNISSNTIDVTIGHIRKKLPVAIIKTVKTRGYTIEPA, encoded by the coding sequence ATGCGAATTTTAATGCTTGAAGATGATCTGAAACTCTCGGCACTGGTAACGGCATATTTGCAGCAGCACTATGTTGTTGATGCACTTTCGAGTATCGATGAAGCCGGTGATTATATCGACCAGTTCCACTATGATGTCGTCCTGCTGGACAGAAATATCAACGGGGCCGATATAGGGATGTCTTTGATCCAAAAGGTCAAAGCCAAAAATATGCAGACAGGGGTGATCGTGATCAGCGCTTATGATACGATCGCAGACAAGATCAGCGGTCTGAACCTCGGGGCAGACGATTACCTCGACAAACCTTTTGACAATGATGAGCTGCTTGCACGTATCAACGCACTCTCACGGCGAAACCAGAATATTGCAGAGATCGATATTGAAGGCGTCAAGTGTGATATAGGGCGTAAATCCATGGCGTATGAAGGCGAGTCGATAAAACTGACACGAAAAGAGAGCGACCTTTTCTTCTATCTGTTACAAAAACAGGGCGCTATCGTCTCTAAAGAGGAGCTGCTGGACGCACTTTACCTCAATCCGCAGAACATCTCGTCAAATACAATCGATGTGACGATAGGGCACATCCGTAAAAAGCTGCCTGTGGCGATTATAAAGACGGTCAAAACACGAGGGTATACCATTGAACCGGCCTAA
- a CDS encoding DUF2231 domain-containing protein encodes MNLPAITLPIEITDTVPVLLHPIAVHFAVVLPLVIMILELINLITKRKALSISVYVLFILLIGLFVAAYITGVTDGTEAGLFLSDEGKEALKGHKILGTYLVYLTLLPLLLKVLSLFVKKGWSRALYSLGLIILIALTFFQAKKGGELVYSYGANVSSQQLLEDKIETLEEDIDTLQSSCEEELAALKERYSDCNLTFAETNATAVQTPPDTNGTQGVTVDANASDTVIKTDLNGSAAPNKTKSGDANSSKP; translated from the coding sequence ATGAACCTACCTGCCATTACACTTCCTATTGAGATCACCGATACTGTTCCTGTGCTGTTACACCCCATCGCGGTTCACTTTGCCGTGGTTCTTCCGCTTGTTATTATGATTTTGGAGCTGATCAATCTGATCACGAAACGCAAGGCCTTGAGTATTTCGGTCTATGTTCTGTTTATCCTTCTCATAGGTCTGTTTGTAGCCGCTTACATTACCGGCGTGACCGACGGCACAGAGGCCGGCCTGTTTTTGAGCGATGAAGGCAAAGAGGCCCTCAAAGGGCATAAGATCCTTGGCACCTATCTTGTCTATCTGACGCTTTTGCCTCTGTTGCTGAAGGTGCTAAGCCTCTTTGTCAAAAAAGGGTGGAGCAGGGCGCTCTACTCGCTGGGGCTGATTATTTTGATCGCTTTGACTTTTTTTCAGGCAAAAAAGGGCGGAGAGCTTGTTTACAGTTATGGTGCCAATGTCAGCTCACAACAGCTTCTCGAAGATAAAATCGAAACGCTGGAAGAAGATATCGACACACTTCAAAGCAGCTGTGAAGAGGAGTTGGCCGCACTCAAAGAGCGATATTCAGATTGTAACCTGACGTTTGCTGAAACAAATGCTACCGCTGTTCAAACGCCACCCGATACAAACGGTACTCAAGGTGTAACGGTAGATGCGAATGCGTCTGATACCGTCATAAAAACCGATCTAAACGGCAGTGCCGCTCCAAACAAGACAAAAAGCGGTGACGCTAACAGTTCCAAACCTTAG
- a CDS encoding TonB-dependent receptor: protein MKKALLLSTLVSASLFAVVPSVKPVNERSFSQSQYIPDISLVTDFSYVYRNVEDSELQHLEVPGIAHGLMGSHSHGTTSHATYNANNGFNLNYAELVLSSSVDPYFNMDAVFHFSEHGVEVEEAYFTTTSLPAGLRFRAGKMLSEFGRINSQHHHFWDFGDMPLVYEAFLGNHGINELGAQLQWVAPMDHYLMIGVETLQGTNESMFGNAAISDPNSIVEDAAPLASEVRAPSLFVGYVKTAFDIGNTTILPGISYAYGSSRLDHFGDEESPHAFAGNSALYGADLTVKHYFDSYSFLTWQSEWMMRDMDGTQYVNNTDTNTTSSADLNKKQAGYYTQLVYAYDKNWRAGVRYDNIYKNDVTAGGTNLDLPDNFNRYSAMAEYHPSEFSRIRLQYNHNEALFNEEGERQDIDTVMVQFNIAIGAHGAHDF, encoded by the coding sequence ATGAAAAAAGCACTACTACTGTCCACCCTTGTCTCGGCATCACTTTTTGCCGTTGTCCCCTCTGTCAAACCGGTAAACGAAAGAAGCTTCTCACAGTCGCAATATATTCCCGACATCTCACTGGTCACCGACTTCTCCTATGTCTACCGAAACGTGGAAGATTCCGAGCTGCAGCACCTTGAAGTCCCGGGAATCGCACACGGTCTGATGGGCTCGCACAGCCACGGCACGACCAGCCACGCTACCTACAACGCCAACAACGGTTTCAACCTCAACTACGCGGAACTTGTGCTTTCAAGCAGTGTTGATCCCTACTTCAATATGGACGCTGTCTTCCATTTCAGTGAGCACGGCGTCGAGGTCGAAGAGGCCTATTTCACCACCACAAGCCTGCCTGCAGGTCTGCGTTTCCGCGCCGGTAAGATGCTCTCGGAGTTCGGCCGTATCAACTCCCAGCATCACCACTTCTGGGACTTCGGCGACATGCCGCTGGTCTACGAGGCTTTCCTGGGCAACCACGGTATCAATGAACTCGGCGCACAGCTGCAGTGGGTTGCCCCGATGGACCACTACCTGATGATCGGAGTGGAAACCCTTCAGGGGACGAACGAGTCGATGTTCGGCAATGCGGCCATCAGTGACCCGAACTCTATCGTAGAAGATGCCGCACCGCTGGCATCGGAAGTACGTGCCCCTTCGCTCTTCGTCGGCTACGTCAAGACCGCCTTCGACATCGGAAACACGACGATCCTTCCGGGCATCTCCTACGCCTATGGTTCAAGCCGTCTCGATCACTTTGGCGACGAAGAGAGCCCACACGCCTTTGCCGGTAACAGCGCCCTCTACGGTGCAGATTTGACCGTCAAACACTACTTCGACTCCTACAGCTTCCTGACATGGCAGAGCGAGTGGATGATGCGCGATATGGACGGTACGCAGTATGTAAACAACACGGATACTAACACAACGAGCAGTGCCGATCTTAACAAAAAACAGGCGGGCTACTACACCCAGCTTGTCTACGCCTACGACAAGAACTGGCGTGCAGGCGTCCGTTACGACAACATCTACAAAAATGATGTCACGGCGGGCGGTACCAATCTGGACCTTCCTGACAATTTCAACCGCTACAGCGCGATGGCCGAGTACCACCCGAGTGAATTCAGCCGTATTCGTCTACAATATAACCATAACGAAGCGCTCTTCAACGAAGAGGGCGAACGCCAGGACATCGACACGGTGATGGTGCAGTTCAACATCGCCATCGGCGCCCACGGTGCCCACGATTTTTAG